A region of the Campylobacter cuniculorum DSM 23162 = LMG 24588 genome:
GTAGTTTTTATTACTATCTAATTTTAATACTCTACTCATTTTTTATCTTTTATGCAACCAATAACGGCACAGCAGATCTATTTGCTATATCAATGATTTACTTATGCAATTAGTATTAATTATGTGATTTAGTAGTATCCGCTCTTTATTTTGTATTGTTTCTTTCGCAAAATTTATGAAATTATAGTAAACAAGATAGTTATTAAGATACTTTGTAGCAACGCCTTTAAAGTTATAGGTTATCATCGTTTTTAATCTGCTTGGTAGCTGTTGATAGATTAAAAAATTTAATATTTTTGATTTTCATAAAGGAGATTTAGCACAGGCTTGGGAGAAATGTGCTAAAGCCTTGTTTGATTTTGTGGAGGAGAAAGAAAAATTCTATAAGGATTTTGAAAGGAACGAGGAGAAATTCATTGATTATTGTTTTGATATTAAGGAGGAGAATTTGCGGGAAAAATAAAATCTTTGATTTAAGGAGTTAAAACGCAAAACATAACTTAATCAATGGTATAAAAATGGTTATAAATGATTTAAAGGATTGTTAATCATATTTTTAATAGAATTGATTAATGTTTTTAAAATAATAAAGAAAGGATTAAAAATGAGTGTTTTAAAAAATCATTTCAAAGATATGAGTGTGGAGAAAAAGACAAAGGGCAGGACTAAAAAAACGCAAGGAAAAAGAGACAAGGTTTATTCTTTTTATTGCACAGAAGAAGAGCTTAAAGAACTTAATGCTAAGGCTGAACAAAGGCATTTGAGTCTGTCAGAATATTTTAGAATGAAAATTTTTGATTAGGATTTAGGTGATGTTTTGTGAAAAGAATATATAATATAAAAGGGTAAAAATTTTATGAGTAAAAAAGATGAATTAAAAATTAATGGTTGAATTGTATAAAGCTTTATTAATAAGTTTTCTTACAGCTTTATTTGGTGTTTTAGGCTATACATTCATTCATTATGAGGATTTTACGACGACAAAAATTATTATAGTGTCTAGCGTTGCGGCTTTACTTTTTATTTTTATTATTGTGCTGTTAATTTTTTTCTTAAAATTAACAAAGAAAATTGCTAAGGAGGATTAAATGGTTGCTTTAATTATCACAACAATATGCTTTTTAGGAGCTTGTTTGGCTGTTATCATTACACTTGCTAAAATTCAAAAGGATTTGTAAAAAAGGAGGAATAAAATGACAGAGAAAAAAGTAAGAGAAATCTTAGAAAAAGTCCTTAAAGAAAAGGAAGAAAAACAAGAAATCATTCAAAGAGGAATGACTCCGCCAACACATAATGTAATGGTGTTACTTCAAAAACTGCAGATTTTACAGAGGATTTAAAAGATGAAATAACAAAGCAAGGGCTTCTTAGGGTATCTTTTTTTATTATGCTTATTCTTTTTTTGCTTTGTGAAATATATTTTGCTATCAAAATTTTGCAGTCATGCGGGTTGTTTTTATTTCTTCCCTTTAGATTATAAAATTTCTTAAATTTTTTAATGATATTTATGAAATTTTTAAGATAGTTTGGTTAGAATTATCTTGTTTGACTTCCTAAGTGTAAAACTTGGCTGAAGAATGGCTTACTTTTAGTTAAGTAACCTCCCCGACTTAGAGCGGGGGTATTTATTTTATAATATTCTCTTTTATTTTCTTTTTTATGATTTCAAAATTGTCTTTACTCACAATAAGTGTTTTTGAGTTTTTCAAAAAGCTCTCTATCAATAGAGGAATTATTTAAAACAATTGACAATAAATTATCTTTTATTTCATAATCAAATTCTTCTTTTATTTTTATCCATAAAATTTCACAAATTTTAGCTCTCCTGCTTCTTTTATATTATTTAAAGCCTCTTCATAAGTATTGCCCTGTAAACACAGCCCTCAAGCTCTAAAATACAAGCAAAATATCCATGTTTATCTTTTTCAATAATAACATTTAACAACATTTAAGTCCTTTTTTTCTAAAGCCTTTAAAGCCCATTGTATATCTTCCTCGCTAGGTTCTATAATGTCTTTAAATAATTCCTCCGCTTCATCTATCATAGCTTTAAATTCTTTAAAGGCCTCTTCGCTATTTTCATCATAGAGTTTTAAAAAATCAGCCACATCTTTACTGATACCCTTATGCAAATTCTCATCATCTAATATTTCATTATCAGAAGATAAATCATGGACTTGTCTTTTTTCTTTCATCACTTTTTGAGAGATTTCTCTTGCTCTCTCCTCTGTCATTTCATTTTTTCTTTTAATGAACCTTTTATTGATATTGAAGGAAACAAATCAGCAAAACTATTTGAATGGGAAAATGATAAGGGTATTAGATTAGAGTAGCAACTGATAAAATCAAAGGGGAGGGTCTCATCCCGCCACTATCCCCCTTTGATGAAATCATTATAACATTTTACTCTGATAGAAATCTTAAGGAAAGAATGGAATTTAAAAATCCTTTAGTTAAAGAATATTACAAAACAAAAGATGTAAATTCTACACAAGAAAATAATCAAACACATCAAACAAAAAATTCAAACAAATATAAATTTGAAAGGATAATCAAATGAATTTATCTCTATTAACCTTAGGGGGATTAGCTCTAATGGGAACTTATTTTGGATACAAAAAGAAAGATTCAAGTGCAAGTCTTTCAAATTGTTTTTTAGATAAAATTGCTCAACCTTTATACAATCTTTTTGTAGAATATCATTCTAATTCTTTATTTCAAATCGATTATATCAAAGAGGATTATATTATATGCAATACTCCTTATGAAAAATTATATGGCATAGAACTTGTTTCAAATGAAAACATAGAAAAACATATACATAACGAAACAATCAAAGAACTCATTAGAGATTCTAAGGACAATGAAAATGGATTTTTTTATTATGTGATTTTAATATGTGTGTTTAAAATGCTTTCTTTACCAAGTTCATAAGCAAAGACCGCAGGAAAAGTTTTTGTGTTATCAAATCCTAAATAAGTAAAAACTCCATCATCATAGGCAAAATTAGGTGTAATGTCTTCACTGCCTTTATTGACTTTCATATAAAAATCCCAATTTCTAGGTATTGAAACTCTGTTAAGAGAAGTATCTAACTTATCTTCTTCAATTTGTTTTTGAAGTTCTGCTTGAAGTTTTTGTATGTTTTCTAACTCTTTTTGTGGATAAGTAAAAGAGAGCTTATAAATTTTCTGTTTTGAATTTAAAGTGAGTTCAAAAACATACATATTAAGATTAGTTGTTACAATGAGGTTTGTTTTCCATTGATTTGGCGTTGGATCAACAATAATTTCACTGATAGCATTTTGTTCTTCTGGATTTTCATTTTGAATATATTTTGTGGTGTAAGCCTTTGGTTTAATGAATAAAAGATTGCCTCTATCAATAAGCTCCCATCCCTCATTAAATCCTGTTGAAACATTAACCACTCTTTCATCTTTACCAAATTCTATGACCGTAACATAGCCATTTTCGGCAGAAATTTTGAAAACATCATGGGCGTTAAAAACCGCATAAGTGATTTTCTTATCATATCTACTTGTTTGTGGTATTTGCAATCCGTAAGAAACTCCAAATAAACAAAATAACATTATTAATCTTTTAAGATTTTTCATCTTTTTATCTCCTCATCGACTCTATAATTTAAAACTTTGAATCCTAGAGGATTCTCTAAACGATTTTTTTCATCTGTCTGTGAAAGTTGATATTCATAAGAAAGTGTAATGACTTTTGTTGAAATTCTTTCTTCTTGTGAGTTTTTATTAATTGTTCTTAAGTTAGTTCTAATGGTAGCTGTTTTTACTCCATTTGAGTTCCCTAAAACAATACTTAAAATACCCACTTCAACCCTCGTAGAATTTCCTAATTTGGCTTCTCTAGAGTTTTCTCCTGAATAAATTGCTCGGTAATTTTCCGCAACTTCTGGGCTTGAGAGTAATTGCACGAAAATATAATCTTGATTCAACATATCAAAATAATACCCCTCCCTAGCTTTAACATATTGACTAATGAAATGTTTGTCTAAAGCTTCATTTTGAGTAATTTCCTTTTCATCCATAATTGTTAGAATATCTACCATTCCTGTGGTGTTATCAACACGAATCACATAAGGCTCTACTGTTTTTAAGGGAGTGAGTAAAAGCACAGCCAAAATACTTAAAAATGCCAAAGCTATACTTATAAAAGCAATCAACCATGCCCTTTTATTACTTTGTTCAACAAGAAATTTGACACTTGCTTCAAAATCCATACCTTGTTTATAGACATTCATTCTTTTTCCTCTATATTTTTTTGTGAATTAACAGGTATCCATTCGCCTTTATCACTGAAAAACTCATCATAATTGTTATTTTTCTTTGTAGAGCAAGCACTAATAAGAATTGCTATTAAAATCATCTGAATCATCTTCATTATTATTTCCTTTTTGAAAATTAGTTGGATTAAAATTATCGAGTTCTGAACAATTAATAAAAATTTCATATTCTCTAAGCTCTTTTTTTAATGTTGCATTTTCCAATTCTAAGTTGCACAATTTTGTTCTAAGTTCTGTAATTTCTTTATCTTGAGCAGAATCAAGCTTATATAATATGAAATCTTCAAGTTCCTTAATAATGCACTTCAATGCCGAAATTTTAACGATAATTTGATTTTTAGAATCCATTTTTTCTCCTTAAATTTTTATGCGAATTATTGTTTATTTCTTGCTGAAGAAAAAAGGCTTTTAACGACTTTTTTAGCTCCATAACCCGCTAATCCAGCTAAGCCTCCTTTAGCACCCGCTTTTAAAAATCCGCCACTTTTTGCACCGATAGAAGCCTTAAGTGCATTATTTGTTACCCCTTTAGTTCCTCCCCAAGCTAATTTACTTGATGAACCTATCATTCCCATCGCACGTCCCATACCTGAAGACGCCGCACTATCAAGAGAAACTTGAGCTAAATTTGAAGCTAAAGTTTTAATGACTTGAATGATAGTAATCATCACTGAAGACCAGAACATGCATTTAACAATGATAATAAATTCATTTTCCCCTTCTCCAAAATTATAAATCTTAGAATAATTTTCTATAAAGAAGTCTGTAATTGTCCCCATAAATAAAAGCAAAAAGATGTTTGAAATAAACATATTAAGCCATTGATTAAAAGCTTGTCTTGTCGCTTCATACATAAAACAAAATAAGGCTAAAGGTAAAGAAATAATCAATAAAGTGTTTGTGATAGAAGCATTAATAATCATAAAAGCAAAAGGAATGATGACGGCTAAAAAAGAGAGAAATAAGAAAAAGATGACAAAAACACAAAAAACAATTTTGAAAGATAAACCTGAAACACTATTCCAATATTTTGAAACCGCTTTTATAAACTCATCTGTTAAAGTGTCAAGCTGTGTATAAAATTCCATTCCTCCACCCGCCCATTCATAGAGTCCTTTTAAAGCGTCAATACTTAAATTGAGCCAACCATTGACATTTAAAATAAAAGTTAAAATAAACATTTTTCTTGCAATATCCCAAATAATATCCCTAATGGGGTCTTGATTTCTTCCTGCTATAGTTTGATAGCCCTTATACATAATGCTTAAAACTAATAAAAGACTCATTAAGCTTTGAAGTTGTATAAATTTTTCATTTAAAGAGGCATTTGAAATTATATTTAAGGCATATTCAATAAATTCACCTATTTGTTGAAATATCTGCATTATTGACCCTTTTGTATAGGTATAGGCACATATTCAAAATTATTAATTCTTTGAGAGTGCATTTGTTCTAATTGTTCTTCTTTTTCCCTTCTTTTAAGTTCAAAAATTTTATTATCTGCTTCAATACTTGCTTGAATCATCTGTATCTTTAAACTTTCAGAAGCAAGGGCGTTAGCAATGTCTTGTGATTCTTTAATATCTTTTGAATTTCTAAGTTTTGTGTCAAGTTCTGCAATTGTTTTACTGACTTCATTTAAATTTTTTTGATGGTCTTGTATTGATTGCTCCTGTGCTACATAGGTTATCATATCCACCATGCAAGCTGTTTTTATTTGGGTGCTTTCTATTTTTTCACATCTATCAAATAGAGTATATTTTTTATAGGTTTCTCCAATTTTATCTGTAATAAAGGATTGTGGGTCTTCTAAGACTTTATTGTTAAAATCCTGTATGTTTTCATAGGCTCGACCAAAATCATTATAAATTTGTCTAAAATCTCTTAAATTCTAAATTCAATGTAAAACGAGTTTTAATATTTCAATATTAAATAACAAATTTTTCAATCTTAATTTTTATAATTTGCAGAAAAACTTTAAGCTTTCTTATCTTACATTAACGCAAATCATAGTAAAATTATCTCCGATTTTAAAAAACGGGGAAATTTAAAATGTTGAAAGATGTTTTGCCTCTATCTTTTATCGTTGGAACAAGATTTTTTGGACTTTTTATTGTGTTGCCGGTTTTAAGTCTTTATGCTTTAGAATTAAAAAATGCAAATGAATTTTTAGTAGGACTTTTAGTCGGCGTTTATGCTTTAGCTCAAATGGTTTTGCAAATTCCTTTTGGAATTTTAAGCGATAAAATGGGGCGCAAAAAAACTATGCTCATAGGATTGATTATTTTCATAATAGGCTGTGGAATTTGTTCTTTTGCTCAAGACATTTATACCATGCTTTTGGGTCGTATTTTACAAGGCAGTGGTGCAATAGGAGCTGTGGCTACTGCAATGATTAGCGATTTTATCCGCGAAGAAAATCGCTCTAAGGCTATGGCGATAATGGGTTCTTTCATAGGACTTTCCTTTGCGGCTTCTATGGTTATTTCTCCTTTAATGAGTGCAAAATGGGGACTATCGAGTCTTTTTGATTTGAGTGCGATTTTAAGCTTATTTTGCATCATTTTACTCTATACTATTGTCCCTAAAGAAACTCAAATCACACACGAAAATACCAAAACTCCTTTATTTCATCTTTTAAAACAAAAAAATTTAGCCCTAATGAATTTAACTAATTTTATGCAAAAAATGCTTATGAGTATAGCTTTTTTAAGCATACCCATTATTTTGGTTTCTCATTTTAATTATTCTAATGATAAGCTTTGGATTGTTTATACCCTTTCTATGATTGCAGGTTTTATTGCAATGGGTTTTGCAGGAAGTTTAGGAGAAAAAAGGGGTTTGGCAAAACAGATTTTACTTTGCGGGGTGGGATTTTTTATCTTATCTTACGCGATTTTTGTTTTGGCTCATTCTCTTGATATTTTTATTTTAGCGGTTGTGATATTTTTTATCGGTTTTAATTTGCATGAACCCATTATGCAAAGCTGTGCATCAAAATTTTGCAAGGTGAATGAAAAAGGGGCTGCACTTGGAATTTTCAATGCTTTTGGTTATGGAGGAAGCTTCTTAGGAGGTATGATTGGGGGTTTTTTTTTGCATCTTGATAAATTAGAGCTTTTAGCCTGTATTTTAATCATTTTAAGTTTATTATGGCTTATTGCTCTTTTTTTCCTTAAAAATCCTTTTGATTTTAAGAATTTCTATTTATCTTTAGACACTCCTATTAATTTGAATGATTTTGCTCAAAATTTAGGTGTCATTGATATTTATAAAAACTCGAAAAACTTAGTGATTAAATTTGATAGCAAACTCACTAATAAAGAAGAATTAGAAAATAAATTGCAAAAAATTAAGTGATTTTTGGTATCAATGATAGTTCATCATCTGCTTATAGTTCTATACTTTCTAAGAGTAAAGACTCAAAAGAGAATAATCAAGTCAAATTTGTTCATGCTATGATAAAAGATAATGTTACAAAATTAAGTGGAATCTAAACTCAAAATTCTTTCACTCTAGCAAAGAATGAAACACTCAATTCAAATCCTTTAGATAATCCTTTACAAGATTCTATTTATATAGTAGAAAACGTTAGAATAAATAAAGAATTATTTATATCGAATTTATATTTATAATTGCGAACCCTTTGATAAAAATGTCCCGGGTGCTGCTTATAGAAAAAACAATAAATCCAAAAAATCTTAAGCAAAATAATTTATAAATTTAGAGTCTAACTCTTAAATCATTTTAATAATAGCCGGTAGGATTTTATATCTGCTATAAAATACACCCAAAAATAAAGTGTTATTGTGCTTAAATCTTATAAGAGTCCCAGAAGTATAGGTTAAAAAGCTTTACTAGAGCATATCAATATTCTTCATATATTTATCAGTAAAAAATAAATACTTTTTTTATCTTATTAAACATTTTTAATTAAATTTAATTAAAAATTTTGACGAGTTAAAATTTTTTGTTTTAAATTCTTTGTTTTTTTAATCATTAAAATATTAAGCCTTGTTTTTACAAGGTAAATACTCTTAAGACTCTTGTTAAAATTGTGTTAATTTATTTAAAAAATATCATTATTTATTATAAAAACTTGACAAAATAGTAAAAATATGTTTTACCGATACTTTAAAAAAGTATGAGATTAAAAGAAAGGAGACATTAAAAAGATGAGTTTTATAGACTTTTTGATTAGGTTAGTGTTTCTTATTTACTTAATCATAAAAATTTTTAAGCTTCTGGCTTAAAAAAAGGAGGTGTGAAAGCCTCCTTACTCATCTTTTTAATATTATAGCATAAATGAGTGCGGTTTTAGAATTTTTTTTGGATATTTTAGAGCTTTTATTATTAGCTTTAATTGTGTTTAAAATCACAAGGGAGAAACAATGACTTATGAAGAATTAACAAAGAGGCTTTAAAGCTTTGGATTTGAGTTTTAAGGATTTTTCGCGGCTTTGCGATTTACATCATAATTCTGTTTTAAACTGGGGACAAACGCAAAAAGTGCCGGGCTGGGTTGAAAATTTTTTAAACTTTTATGAAAAAAGTGTGAAATTTGATGCCTTAGTGAAACATATCAAAGAATGTCAAAAAATGCTTAAAGATTGAAAGCTTTTTAAACAGCTTTCAAAGCCCTTTAAACGCAAAAAACTTGAAGCTAATAATAAGCCTTTCCATAAAAAACGCGTTTAAAGCTTGTTTTTGTAAAGATTTAAGCTGTCAAATCAATGCAATTTTTAATGAGAATAAAGATAAAAAATACTGATTAAAGCCAATTTATGCAAGTTCAAAGTCTCCAAAAAGCTAAGTCTATAAAAGAAATATCACTTTTAACCTACGTTAAAATGAGTTTATTTTTATAATATTCTATCCATTTTTTAAAATCAAAAAATCTAAGTTGAATACATTTAATTTATTTCCAAATAAAAATAAATCTAAAAATTTAATTTTCTTGACTCGCTCTTATAAGTTTTTTCATCTATACTTTTTTTGTTTTAAACTTAAGCGTCCTTTAAAGCTTGATTATATCCTAAAAACGAGCAATACCCAAAATGGCACAAATATTTAAAAATTTTCCGCTTTGCTTTGAAAACATTCTCAAAAGAGATTTATTTAATTACTATATTTATTTATAATTTTTATAATAAAACCAAATTTATATTTGTTATTGATTTTTTATATAAGTTTTATAAATTAAAAATTTTTAAATTTTCTATTAATTTTCATCAATAAGCTTAATAGGATTGAAATAAGATATTTATTTATCACTAATCTTGAAAAATTAATTGATTTTTTATTAAAATAAATTTTTGATTGATATTGTTTTTATAACATTCATTCATCAATAAATCTCTTGCTTAAATCTCCAAAATATTCTATGCGTCTATCTCGTAAAAAGGGCCACCAACGACGCAATTCTTCACATTTTTTCAAATCAAGCTCGATAATTTTACAGAATTCATCTTTGCTGTTTGCCCTAAAAATTTCTTCACCTTGAGCACCAAAAACAAAGGAATTTCCCCAAAATCTTATACCTTTTTCCATCCCACTTTTATCTTTTTCAAAGCCCACGCGGTTGATTGTTACTACAGGCAAGGTATTTGCGATAGCATGTCCTCTTTGTATAGCAATCCAAGCTTCAAGCTGTCTTTGTTTTTCATCTTTTTTATCCTTATCAAACCAACCTATAGCCGTAGGATAAATCAAAATTTCTGCCCCTTTTAAAGCCATAATTCTTGCTGCTTCAGGATACCACTGATCCCAACAAATCAACACTCCAAGTTTTCCAACGCTTGTAGATATAGGATTAAAACCTAAATCTCCGGGAGTGAAATAAAATTTTTCATAAAAACAAGGATCATCAGGAATATGCATTTTTCGGTATTTTCCTGCTATACTACCATCTTTTTCAAAAACCACAGCACTATTATGATAAAGTCCAGCACTTCGCTTTTCAAACAAAGAAGTGATTAAAACCACTTGATGTTTTTTTGCAATTTTAGACCAAAATTTGACATCTTTTTCATAATCCTCTGCAAGATTAAAAAAATCCACATTTTCACTTTGACAAAAATACTCACTTTGATGAAGCTCACCCAAACAAACGAGTTTTGCTCCTTTTATAGCTGCTTCTTCTATGAATTTACAAGTTTTAGCTATAGTTTTTTCTTTGGTTCCATGAAATTTTTGTTGTATTAAAGCAAGTTTCATTGTCTTTCCTTTTCTGCATCTTGATCATCATAAGGATCAAGATGAATTTGTATGTCCCATTTTTCATCATCAAAAGTTTTTCTAATATTTTCTTCAATATGGTCTGAAATTTGATGGGCATTAAATAAAGAAATTATAGGACAAAAAACTAAATGCACACTAAGATAGTTGATATTAGGAGCCTTGCGAGTTTTTAGCTCATGAAAACTTATAATTTCTTGATTTTTTTTAATGATTTCACAAATTTTTTTTACTTTATGCTCCTCAAGGGCTGCGTCCATTAGAAAAGATAGGGCTTTTTTGATGATTTTAAATGCACTAAAAGTTGTATAGACACTGATGATGATGCCAAAAATTGCATCAATGATATGAAAATTTGTAAAGTGGATTAAAATCAAAGTGATTAAGGCACAAAAATTTGTTAAAAAATCATTCTTATAATGCAAACAATCACTTTCTATAATCAAACTTTTGGTTTTTTTAGCAACAAAATTAAGAAAAACAACGAGAAAAAAAGTAACAAATAAAGCAAAAATCATCACAAAAATGCCTAAATTTAAATCAGAAATTTCCTCTTTGTGATAGATTTTTAAAATACTTTGATAAAAAATAAAAATTCCTATACCCGCGATAAAAGAGCCTTCTAAAACGCCCATAAGAGCTTCAATCTTACTAAAGCCAAAATTATAGTTTTCATTAGGTTTTTGAGAGGATTTTTTAAGAGCTAAAAAATTAAACGCTGAAAGAGCAAAATCCATCATAGAATCGATTGCACTTGAAAGCACAGCCACAGAACCGCTTAAAATTCCTACAATAAATTTAACCAGAGCTAAGAAAAATGCACAAATACTTGCAGTGATAGCAGCTTTTTTTTCTAAATTCATTTTAAATCCTTAAAAAGATTTTGACAAGAACAATGGATTGAACCATTTTGCCTTAAAAATACTCTTGCATCTATGCCTATAACTTCTCGGTTAGGCAAAGCATTTTGAAGTCTGTTTTTAACAATTTCATCGTTTTTATCACCATAAAAAGGCACAATGAGAGCTTGATTGATAAAAACAAAATTTGCATAACTTGCCCCAAGTCTTTGATTTTTGTAAAATAAGGCTTTGGGCAAGGGAAGTTCTACAAGTTTAAAATGCGTTTTTTCAAGCTCTTCTTTCATTAGGGCTAAGGGTTTAAAATGCTCATCTTCTTTATCGTCGCAAACGCAAAAGGCTATGGTTTCTTCATCGATAAAACGTGCTAAAGTATCGATATGATGGTCTGTATCATCGCCTTTTATAAAGCCATTTTCAAGCCATAAAATTTCATTTAAACCAAAAATATTTTTGAGTTTCTTTTCGAGTTCGGTTTTATTCAGATGAGGATTGCGATTAGAATTTAATAAACAATACGCACTTGTTAGCATAGTTCCTTTTCCATTAAAATCGATACTTCCCCCTTCTAAAACCAAGTCAATTTTTTGTAAATTTTGTTTTAATTTATCTTTAAAAAGCTTAGAATTTACCGCATTATCGAGTGAGCTTTCAAATTTATTTCCCCAAGCATTAAAAGTAAAATCAAGAGCTTTAATTTTGCCATTTTCATACACTTCAATCGCTCCAAAATCTCGTATCCAAGTATCATTTGTAGGACATTGAAAAAAATCCACATTTTTAAAATGTGAAAAGGGTTTAAAATCTTTTTCATTTGGAGCAATAAGCAAGACTTTTTGAAAAGAACTTACAAGCTCAATGAGATTCTTATAAGCTTCTAAAATTTCATCCAAATAGGGCTTCCAATCTGTTTTTTCGTGTGGCAATGCAAGAAGTAGGTATTCTTGCTCACTCCATTCAGCTATAGATTTTATCATTTAAATGCCTTTTTGATAATAAAATCTAATTGTAAGTATTTTTTATATTTTTGTCAAGAGATTTGATGAATTTTTGCCCTAAAAAATTTAGAGCAAAATTATTCAAAAAATATTTTCATTGTGCCATTGTCAAGGATAAGTTTATCATTTTCGTATGAAATTTTAAAATTTCCTTGTAAATTTGTGAGAAATAAGTGTTCAAATTCCATGACTTCTAAAGGATGACAAAGCATTTGTGTAGAAGCTACACTTTGATCTTCTATACTCATACTCTTAGAATTTTTTTGATAAGAACCAAAAAAACGATTACAACCTGAATAACCATAAAATTTATCTGCACCAAAATTGATATTTGGTTTCGATTCTGCACTTTTTGCATCATAAATTTTGCCATTTATGCTGATTTTTTCTATATTTAGAATTTGATTTTCTTTTAAAATCAAAT
Encoded here:
- a CDS encoding virB8 family protein; this encodes MNVYKQGMDFEASVKFLVEQSNKRAWLIAFISIALAFLSILAVLLLTPLKTVEPYVIRVDNTTGMVDILTIMDEKEITQNEALDKHFISQYVKAREGYYFDMLNQDYIFVQLLSSPEVAENYRAIYSGENSREAKLGNSTRVEVGILSIVLGNSNGVKTATIRTNLRTINKNSQEERISTKVITLSYEYQLSQTDEKNRLENPLGFKVLNYRVDEEIKR
- a CDS encoding type IV secretion system protein, translating into MQIFQQIGEFIEYALNIISNASLNEKFIQLQSLMSLLLVLSIMYKGYQTIAGRNQDPIRDIIWDIARKMFILTFILNVNGWLNLSIDALKGLYEWAGGGMEFYTQLDTLTDEFIKAVSKYWNSVSGLSFKIVFCVFVIFFLFLSFLAVIIPFAFMIINASITNTLLIISLPLALFCFMYEATRQAFNQWLNMFISNIFLLLFMGTITDFFIENYSKIYNFGEGENEFIIIVKCMFWSSVMITIIQVIKTLASNLAQVSLDSAASSGMGRAMGMIGSSSKLAWGGTKGVTNNALKASIGAKSGGFLKAGAKGGLAGLAGYGAKKVVKSLFSSARNKQ
- a CDS encoding plasmid mobilization protein, whose translation is MSVLKNHFKDMSVEKKTKGRTKKTQGKRDKVYSFYCTEEELKELNAKAEQRHLSLSEYFRMKIFD
- a CDS encoding type IV secretion system protein → MYNDFGRAYENIQDFNNKVLEDPQSFITDKIGETYKKYTLFDRCEKIESTQIKTACMVDMITYVAQEQSIQDHQKNLNEVSKTIAELDTKLRNSKDIKESQDIANALASESLKIQMIQASIEADNKIFELKRREKEEQLEQMHSQRINNFEYVPIPIQKGQ
- a CDS encoding cation diffusion facilitator family transporter, whose product is MNLEKKAAITASICAFFLALVKFIVGILSGSVAVLSSAIDSMMDFALSAFNFLALKKSSQKPNENYNFGFSKIEALMGVLEGSFIAGIGIFIFYQSILKIYHKEEISDLNLGIFVMIFALFVTFFLVVFLNFVAKKTKSLIIESDCLHYKNDFLTNFCALITLILIHFTNFHIIDAIFGIIISVYTTFSAFKIIKKALSFLMDAALEEHKVKKICEIIKKNQEIISFHELKTRKAPNINYLSVHLVFCPIISLFNAHQISDHIEENIRKTFDDEKWDIQIHLDPYDDQDAEKERQ
- a CDS encoding MFS transporter, with product MLKDVLPLSFIVGTRFFGLFIVLPVLSLYALELKNANEFLVGLLVGVYALAQMVLQIPFGILSDKMGRKKTMLIGLIIFIIGCGICSFAQDIYTMLLGRILQGSGAIGAVATAMISDFIREENRSKAMAIMGSFIGLSFAASMVISPLMSAKWGLSSLFDLSAILSLFCIILLYTIVPKETQITHENTKTPLFHLLKQKNLALMNLTNFMQKMLMSIAFLSIPIILVSHFNYSNDKLWIVYTLSMIAGFIAMGFAGSLGEKRGLAKQILLCGVGFFILSYAIFVLAHSLDIFILAVVIFFIGFNLHEPIMQSCASKFCKVNEKGAALGIFNAFGYGGSFLGGMIGGFFLHLDKLELLACILIILSLLWLIALFFLKNPFDFKNFYLSLDTPINLNDFAQNLGVIDIYKNSKNLVIKFDSKLTNKEELENKLQKIK
- a CDS encoding META domain-containing protein, whose translation is MKTLYLLPLMFFLYFFTACSSNADEANGQENLILKENQILNIEKISINGKIYDAKSAESKPNINFGADKFYGYSGCNRFFGSYQKNSKSMSIEDQSVASTQMLCHPLEVMEFEHLFLTNLQGNFKISYENDKLILDNGTMKIFFE
- a CDS encoding N-carbamoylputrescine amidohydrolase — its product is MKLALIQQKFHGTKEKTIAKTCKFIEEAAIKGAKLVCLGELHQSEYFCQSENVDFFNLAEDYEKDVKFWSKIAKKHQVVLITSLFEKRSAGLYHNSAVVFEKDGSIAGKYRKMHIPDDPCFYEKFYFTPGDLGFNPISTSVGKLGVLICWDQWYPEAARIMALKGAEILIYPTAIGWFDKDKKDEKQRQLEAWIAIQRGHAIANTLPVVTINRVGFEKDKSGMEKGIRFWGNSFVFGAQGEEIFRANSKDEFCKIIELDLKKCEELRRWWPFLRDRRIEYFGDLSKRFIDE
- a CDS encoding agmatine deiminase family protein; its protein translation is MIKSIAEWSEQEYLLLALPHEKTDWKPYLDEILEAYKNLIELVSSFQKVLLIAPNEKDFKPFSHFKNVDFFQCPTNDTWIRDFGAIEVYENGKIKALDFTFNAWGNKFESSLDNAVNSKLFKDKLKQNLQKIDLVLEGGSIDFNGKGTMLTSAYCLLNSNRNPHLNKTELEKKLKNIFGLNEILWLENGFIKGDDTDHHIDTLARFIDEETIAFCVCDDKEDEHFKPLALMKEELEKTHFKLVELPLPKALFYKNQRLGASYANFVFINQALIVPFYGDKNDEIVKNRLQNALPNREVIGIDARVFLRQNGSIHCSCQNLFKDLK